The Lancefieldella sp. Marseille-Q7238 genomic interval TACCGAGGTAAAAGGCAAGGAAGAGAACGAGCGCTATCTTTGCGATTTCTCCAGGTTGGAATGTAAAGGGGCCAAAAGCAATCCACAATTTAGATCCCCAGCGCTCCTGACCAATGACCATGGGAAGCAGCAGCAAGATAACGCCGATAAAGCCAATCGTGTACTTGTAGTGGGCAAGGATATCGAGATCCCGTACGACAATCAGGGTAAGTACCATGGCGGCAACGGAAACAAAGAGCCAGATAATCTGATTTGGTGCTGACGCGGGAGCCAGACGCGTAACAAAGGTGATGCCGACTCCTGAAAGGGCAAATACGATTGGCAGAATCGCGGGGTCTGCCGCGGGGGCGAGAAAGCGATTTGCTATATGAGCTATGGTAAACGCCACAAAAAGAGCGATGGGTGTCGCCATTGAGCTGACGCTGAGCTCTGACTTTGAGGTGACCATATACATCGCGTATAGAAGAAACACCGGCACCGCGGCAAGAGTGAGCAATACTAGCTCGATATTTCGGCGTGAATTAAGCGTTTTTCTCATCCTTATTCACCTCCTGAACTTTGTGAAGAAGAATCGGAAGGAGCGTCTTCGGTCTGACCGGTAGGATTACCTTCGGACTTGGCGTTATTCGCGCGTTCGGCCGCCTTGCTCTCGGCCTCATCAATCTGCGCCCGGTAGTCCTCGATAGTTTTTATCGCCTCATCCTCGTCTTTGACGCGGATTCCGGCGACAAGTTTGTCCTGAATGGGCTGTGGAAGGTTTTTAACCTCAATGGAGGTTCTGTTGATGATGTTTGACAGCGGGATGCCCACGATATGTGAGGGAACCCCTTGGTACACCGCAACGGTTGTGCCATCTATTCCCAGGTAGTATTCGCTTCTGATAAAGAGCGCCCCGATGAGAATCGAAACTGCGAAAAGCGCGGCAAGAGCGATGGACGTTGCTATGACGCCGCGAGTGAATCGATGGCGACTTTTTTCTGCCAGACCGTCGTCTAAGATATCGACGACAATAACGGTGACATTGTCCGCTCCACCGGCCGCAAGAGCTGCAGAAACGAGGCGGTCGGCCGCGTTTTGCGGGGTGATACTTGATACGGCGATGGATTCGATTTCGTCGTCAAGGATCATGCTTGAAAGACCGTCTGAGCAAAGGACGATACGGTCTCCCCCAGAAATCTCAAGAGTAAAATGATCGGCGTACATCTCGGGGTCCGATCCCAGGCCTCGGGTGACAACGGAACGTGAGGGATGATTTCGAGCCTCATCCGCGGTAATCTGACCTGAATCAACGAGCTCCTCGACGTAGCTATGATCGTGGGTAACGCGCACGAGCGTGCCGTGGTGGAGCAGGTAGATGCGAGAATCTCCCACGTGAGCCACGGCCATCTGATTGCCTTCGATAAAGATAGCGGAGGCGGTGGAGCCCATGCCTGGTTTGCCGATGCCCTTCTCGGGAGCTTCAATAATGGCCAGGTTAGCCGCTTCAATCGAAGCGCCTAAGAGGGTGTCATCTGCGGTATTAGGAGCCTTTTCGCCGATAGTCTGTACGGCGATAGAACTTGCCACTTCGCCGGCGGCGTGTCCGCCCATGCCGTCGCAGACGGCAAACAAGGGCGTGCGCAAAAGGAATGAATCCTCGTTGTGCTCACGGACTAAGCCAACGTCTGAGCGAACTCCCCATGAGATGAAAGAGTTGGAACCATGTACGGATTCCGCGTCTTTACGGCCTTCAAGAGAGAGCTCATGTCTGCCAGGAGCGCTTATCGGCTCACTGACGGGCGTTGTGTCGGATATGTTCTCAGGTATTGACATCTGGTCTCTTAACGACGTCCTACGCGCATAATCGCATCGCCGACCTGCACCTCATCGCTTTCGCGAAGGGTGACGGGCTGCTCGATAATGCGACCGTTGACCATGGTTCCGTTGGTGGAGCCAAGATCCTCAAGAACAAGCGCCGGACCCTGGAGAGTGAAGCGCGCGTGCGATGCGGAGACATAGGGCTCGTCAACGACGATGTCGGATGAAGGAGAACGGCCGATAACAACAGGCCCTAAGATGTCCGCGTGCAGTCCGCGCAGCGAGCGCGTGCCCTTCTCGACATCAACATACCAGATAGCACCATCTTTGCGCTGTCCGCGTACCAGACCGATGCCTGTACGCATAACGGCAAAAAGAAAGATGTACAGAAGGACGACGAGCAATACGCGTCCTGCGAATAAGACAAGGTCAATCATTAATTCTCCCGGAATTCGAGGTTCACGAGGCCGACGGTAATCAAGTCGCCGTCATGCAGAATAATCTCGTCAACATCGATATCGTTTACGAGTGTGCCGTTGGTAGAGCGAAGATCGGCGACGTGCCAGTGACGACCATCATAATGCAGTTCGGCGTGGCGGCGAGAAACATTGGGGTCACGAAGAACCACATCCGCCTGTGAGCGTTCGCGGCCTATGATAGCCACAGGAGCTTCAACGCGGTACGAACGTCCGCTTTGGCGATCAATCAAAAAGCAAGAAGGAATCTCTTGTTCAGAAGCGGGCTCAGCTGTGTTGCGGCCGACTGAGCGCCGGGCGTTTGAGGGCGTTTGCCGGCGCTGGGTAGCAGGAACGGGCGAAGCGGTAGGAACGGCAGCGACGGGCGGGATGTCCTGCTGCGCTCCGGAGGCTGCGGTCACAACGGGCAAAGGGGTCGATTCCGCTGCGGAAACAACGGGAATGGCACCTTCGGCCTCGACAAACTCGACCGGCATGACCGCAAGGCCCGCGTCGGTGCCGGTAAAGCCCGGCGGTGTTTGATGAAGCTCCTCCGCGTCCCGTACTGGGAGAGGCTCGGGTTCAGGATCTGGTGGAGTAGCGACCTGCATTGCCGGGCGGCCCGCCTGTCGAGAAGGACCGTTGACCGTGCGATTTTTATGGGGAAGCACCGCCGCCGCTCCGCCGACACTGGAGTTACCTCCAAGAAAGGCGCGCTCTTCATCGCGAAGGTGGTCGAGGGTGACACCGTCAATGTTTTCCGCGAAGATGGCAAACTTTCCCGACTTCAGCGAAGGATCGACCATGAAGCGCACGAGGGGCGTACCGACAAAGACATACCCTTTGCGCTGCGCTTGAGCCGCTACGAAGGCGGCAATCTCCGCGGTCAGATCGGCATAGAGTGGCCGCATAAGTGAGTCATCGTTTGGCGAAACCAAAACGGTATAGAGGGCAGGCGCGGTGTCTATGCCGTCGATCACATACGTTTCATGCTCCATCTCCTTAGCAGCGCGCTTAGCAAGCTTTTTGAAGGAGAAGGGCTCCGCGTACCCTTGAGGTGCAGAACCAAAGACAGAACTGATATGTTGCTCAAAGTCACTAATAAAGCTCATCTATATCCTCGCCTTCACGGCCGCGGGCATCCGGGCCTGTCAGGACAATTCCTAGGCATACAAGTACACACAAGGTTACCGCAAAAACAATCGATGCCCAGTCCATAGTGGGCCAAAAACTCTTATTTTTCACGTAAACAGCGAGAATGATACTGCTTATGAGTACTATAAGTCCCAGGAGTTGACCAAAAAGCATAAGACCCCTGGTTCTTTTTTTGCTGATATAAGAGGCGATAAGCGCCGAGAAAGCGTTTCCCGCGCACAGAATCCAGAAAGAAGGGAGACTCATGGAGGAGATGAGCTCGTAGGAAAGAGGCGTTGCGGCAAAATGGAGCGACAGGGCTTTTGTGAAGGTGACGCCAAACACAAAGCCGAAGAGCCCCGTCAGAAAAGCGGGGAGTGGTCGCAGGGCGGCTCCCGCGAGTGCCGGAGTGGCAACGGATGAAAAGAGTGCCGCCGGAAGGAACCCCGCCCCTGTAGCAAAGCGGTCAGTACGACCAGCGCCTATCCACCATACGATGGAAAAGAGAACCAACAGCGCGGCAAGAGGAAATGAAACGCTTGTAGGGCTGATGGTCGCAAGGGCATAGACAAAGGTAGAAAGTACGAGAGCTGAACCGAGGGGCGGCCACAGAGCCGCCGCCGCGGCGGAGATAGAAACGGCGACAATTTGGAACGGCAGCGAAGAAGGAACAAGGTCTCGAAGTATAAAAAACATAAGTTCAGCGGTGACACACAGCGCGAGTGCGCGTGAACATGCTGGAATGACCTTGGGATGTCGTACGAAAAACGGTATATGGGTGTTTTCCCAGCTTTCGTCCTCTTCTTCCTCAGACTGCTCAATGAGATTTTTCAGGCTTTGCTCGCCAGCCTGCGCGTTGCCTAGCTCAAGCGATAAGCAGTCGGCAAATTCCGAGATGTCCGCAGGGCGATGTGAAGAGTCAGAGGAAAGCGCGCTCTCAAGGTGGTCAATAGCGGAAAGGGAAAGCGTCTGATCTTCTTTTGCAAGGGAAGCTGACGTTCTTGAGTGAGCGGTTTTGAGAATCTTGTTGAGAGATTCCTTTGCATCTCGTCCAAAAAAGATGTTATGTCCAGTGAGCGCCTGGCGCATAACGACCGCCAAAGAAAAGACGTCCGCGCGCTCATCGACGAGAAACCCTTCAATTTGTTCGGGTGGCATGTAGCCAACGGTGCCGCCGCGCGCGTCGCCATATCCGGTGGCTGAAGCGAGCGTCGCCATACCGAAGTCCGCGAGTTTTACCGTGCCTTGGCGGTCAATCATGATGTTGGTCGGCTTTATGTCTAGGTGCAAAACGCCGTTTTCATGAGCGTATCCAAGCGCCCGGCCCAAAGCGGATACAAGACACGACGCTTCATCATGGGTAAGCGCACCGCCTTCTACGCGAGCGAGCAGCTCAGACAGGTTGAGTCCGTCAATAAACTCCATAACCAGATAAGCGTAGGCTCCATCAGTTTCAAAGTCATGGACAGTAACGATATTGGGATGCGCGAGCAGGCTTGCTGTCCGCGCCTCTGCAAGAGCTTCTTCGGTAGTTGATGTAAGTACGCCCGCGGAGGCTGTCGCGTCAGTGAGTGGCATCCGTTTGATAGCCACACGGCGCTGAAGCCGAGTATCCCAGCAGGTACAGACGGTACCAAAGCCTCCGGTGCCGCGTCGTGAGAGGACACGATAACGGTTAAGGAGTATTTCGCTCTGGCCGAAAACGCCGTCAGCGGCTGTTTGGTCGTCAGAGGCGGGGTGTCTTCGTGCGGTATGAGCGACTCTCAGATCTTCCACGGCGGCTCCTTGTGTGTTTAATGTCCGATTTGGCCGTGACAGCTGTCTTATTTTACCCCGAAACATGCCTTTATGGGCTTGTATAGGAATCTCGTGCAAGAAATGTGGAAATGTAGTATTATTGCCGAGCACGCGGGCGTGGCGGAATTGGCAGACGCGTATGCTTCAGGTGCATATGGGCAACAGCCCGTGGGGGTTCAAGTCCCTTCGCCCGCACCATGTATATGAAAACCCCTGCTTATAGGCAGGGGTTTTGTATTTGATACGCTAGTATGTACGTTACGAGTAATCTACTTGTTGTCTTCGTCAAAATCCGACCATCCGCTTTCGGCGTCGTCAAACAAGTCCCAATCTCCCTCGCTCTTCTCGTGATTGTAATACCGCTTTTTTGTTCTGCGTTCCAGAACGAGAGAGATGAGAAGAAAGAGGAGGATACCACCGCCGACGAGGCATAATACGCCGGTCTGATCAGTAAAGAGCCATGTGAAAACATCGCCAATCATATTCATGAAGTAACTCCAAAACGTGAACAAACACTACCTATCGGGCAGTACAAGTATATACTTGAAAAATTGCAACTGAAATTGTAACTGCGTAAAATCACGGGCGTGCAGGATTAGGACGCGCTCTGGCTATACAAGGAGATACCGAATGCTTGACATCAGGTTTGTTCGTGAGAATCCCGACGTTGTTGACGCCGCTTGCAAATCCCGTCAAAACGCCCATTGGGATCGCGAGAAATTCTTCAAACTCGACGGGGAGCGACGCGAAGCAATCGTTGAGGTAGAAGGATTGCAGGCCGAGCGCAATACCGTTTCCAAGCAAATCGGACAGCTTATGCGTGAAGGCAAAGCGCAGGAAGCAGAAGCGGCAAAAAAGCAGGTTGCGGCCAATAAAGAGCGCATTGCCGAGCTTGACCGCAAGCGGGATACGGTGGAGGAGGAGCTCAAGGCGCTCGTAGCCGCTATCCCCAATATTCCCGATGAGTCGGTTCCCTACGGTGCGGACGATTCTGAAAACCCCGAGGTTCGTCGCTGGGGAGTGCCCACCGAGTTTGATTTTGAGCCGAAGGCTCACTGGGACCTTGGCGCTGACCTCGGCGTTATTGACTTTGACCGCGGCGTCAAGCTTGCCGGCACACGCTTCTATCTTTTGAGCGGTCTGGGCGCCCGCATGGAGCGCGCGCTTATCAACTTCATGATTGATTGCCACAATGAGGCGGGGTTCAAAGAGTTTTGGCCGCCGGTCATTACTAATCACGACTCGCTTTTTGGTACAGGCCAGCTGCCCAAGTTTGAGGACGACCTCTACCATGTGCAGCCTGACTTGTATCTTATTCCTACGGCGGAAGTGCAGCTGACCAATATTCACCGCGATGAAATCCTGGATGGAACCAAGCTGCCCCTTTTCTATACGGCATTTACTCCATGTTTCCGTGAGGAAGCAGGATCGGCGGGCAGAGATACTCGAGGCATCATTCGTGTTCACGAGTTTGACAAAGTTGAGATGGTCAAATTCGCCAGGCCTGAGGATTCTATGAATCAGCTTGAGTCCATGGTAGCGGAAGCCGAGAAGATCCTTCAGCTGCTGAAGCTCCCGTATCATGTGGTGATATTGTGCACCGGCGACCTTGGATTCTCTGCGGCCAAGTGCTATGACATCGAGGTCTGGCTCCCGAGCTATAACAACTATAAAGAGATATCTTCCTGCTCCAACTGCAAAGATTTCCAGGCTCGCCGCGCTAACATCCGTTTCAAGGATTCCGCCGGCAAGAGTACGCAGTTAGTGCATACGCTCAATGGCTCAGGCCTTGCGGTCGGTCGCACCATGGCTGCGATTCTCGAGAATTATCAGAATGCCGATGGATCTGTGACCATTCCTGAAGCTCTCGTTCCTTATATGGGCGGCGTTGAAGCCATCCGCCCTGAAGCCTAGGGTGGAGTTGCGCTGAGAGCAGCAGTTCTTGTGCTATGTGACTCGTGTCCAAGACGATTATGTGCGGATACCGTACATCTTTTGGCACTAACCAATTTCTTTTAATTTCTAGTAGAACTGATGTTCTAAATATGCTAAAATAGGATATGAAAAAAGCAGAGGGAGGAGAGCCAAATGAAGTGCATGAACGCAGACAAAGAAGAACTTACCGTTACCGTTTCTGAGGATGGAAGTCTTACGTTTAGAGAGTATGTATCCGGCAATCCTGCTCAAGTTGGATTTGGAGAAGTTGAACATGCAACGTATCTGCTGCTGGATTCTAAAAATGCGAAGGTATTGCGGAAGGTCTTGAGTACTGAACGGCCTGAGCAACACGTCATCGATAGGTCGTTTTGGCAGACGTTTATACAAGAAGTCGAGTTTCTTTCAGATATTCTCGATATGTGCGATGCGCATAAAATCCGCTATACCTATAAGGCTTTGGGCTCTGAAAGCAGTTATTGTCTCAGAGAGTCTTCTCAAGAGTAGCGTGTTCGCATAGAGTACAGACAGCAGGTACAAACGTGGCTTGCAGTGTGTACGTTGGCGTGGTGCTTGAGATAAAAGAAAAGGGCTCACGAAGGAGCCCTTAAAATTCAATGGTGCGGCGTATAGGATTCGAACCTATGACGCCCTGATTCGTAGTCAGGTCCTCTATCCAGCTGAGGTAACGCCGCGTGCGACAAGTATCATGACAGAATTGCGCATAAAGTGCAAGAGGTTTGAGGAAAATTTTAAAGAAAAACCCTTTGCCCGGGAAAAGACAAAGGGAAATAGCAAAAAATGGCGGAGAGCTGGGGATTCGAACCCCAGATGGGCTTTGGGCCCATACTCGCTTAGCAGGCGAGCACCTTCGGCCTCTCGGTCAGCTCTCCGAAATAGGTGCTTGAGAATGATACCCCGAACTTGCGAATGTTACAACCGGCAGCACGGATTAAAAGGCAAAAGCGTCGCGTATATTCACGTTTGCGCGGTGCTTTCGAAGCGGCTCCCATGCAAAACGTTCGGCAACATCATCGGCAAAGAGCCGCTCGCGCGGATTGGCCAGACCTGCTGCCGCGGCAAGCAATCCGATGATCCTCTCAGCAGGTATCCCGCAGGCTCTCAAAGTGCCGAGGTCAAGGTCTTTATCACGTTTTGAAAGACGTCGTCCATCGGCGCTCACTAGGAGAGGGATATGGGCATATGCCGGTGTAGGATATGCAAGAAGGCGCTGCAGATAAATCTGGCGCGGAGTTGAAAGAAGCAAATCCGATCCTCGGACTACTTGAGTTACCCCGGTAAGAGCATCGTCAACAACGACGGCAAGTTGATAGGCAATGATATGGTCGCTGCGCTGAACCAAAAAATCACCGCAGTCAATGGAGAGGTTTTCTTGTTGAAAACCATACACAAGATCGGTGAAGCTGATGGTGCTCGACGGATCATGTGCATCGGGAACCTTCAGGCGCATCGCGGGAGCTTTTTCCAGAAGCCTCTGTGCAACTTCATTCTGAGAAAGGTTTCTGCAGGTGCCTTTATAGACATAAGTTCCGTCGGACGCATGGGGAGCAGTTGCGGCGTGGAGATCTGCTCGCGAACAAAAGCACGGATACAGCAGATCCTTTGACTGCAGCTGCGCAAGAGCATCAAGGTAGATCTCCTGGCGCTGGCTTTGAAAAATCGGACCCTCGTCCCAATCAAGGCCGAGCCAGTGGAGGTCATCCATAAGAAGTGATGCGTTATGGGGGTCTTGCGCGCGCGGGTCAAGATCCTCAATGCGAAGTATGATTTTTCCACCCGCCGACCGTGCGGCTGCCCAGGCCATAAGGGCGGAAAAAGCGTTGCCAAGGTGCATGCGTCCCGAGGGGCTGGGCGCAAATCTTCCGATTACAGTATCCATGGCGTTAGAGATCTAAAGCATAGAGATAGGCTGTTTCCGAGTAGTCCTCCGCGGGGAAAACCTCAGCAGACGAGACGCGCTCAAGCCCTTTATAGTCGTAGAAAGAAAAGTCACAGCCATCGTCAGTTGCAAGAAAAAAGCCCCTGGCGTTTTGAGATATGAAGAAGTTGATAACTTTTGAAAAGAGAAGCCCACCTATGCCGTGCCCCTGCTCTTGGGGATCGATGCAAAATAGAGTAATCTCCCAAGCGGCACGCGGGTCATTGGAGCAGCGAAATGCTTTAATGAGCTTTGATTCGGTTTTGATGTATTGATAATTGAGCTCATAGTATCGGGAGCCCTCGAGGGCTTCTGCAAGATGTTGCGCAGACACTTTAATGAGGCGCCATGGTTTAGTCGTAGGGTTGTTCTCGCCGTTTCCGGCAAAAATAAGACCGACAATTTTGTGGTTCTTCTCAGCAACGCAGAGGTATTGCGAGACGGAAAGGTAGTAGGAGGCGTCACTTCGTGAGGACAGGAATGCCTCTTCAGAGGAGCCTTCTGTATGCCAAACTTTGGCGATGAGGTCGCATACCGCGTCAAAGTCCGATGGTTCAAAAGGACGGCAGATAAGGTCATTTGTTTTTGGCGCGCGGGTACGCGGCATGGTATCCTCCGGGCATTGTGGTCTAGGGCGCAAGCGATTTCTCATAAGCAAGCGCTTGTACGTTATGAGGTTGTTTCAAGATAGCACATGCCTGCTGCATAAAGGTACGCGATGCGCTACGCTTTGTGAGAAGGCGGCTGTGTCCGCCAAATAGAGTGCCGGTAACGCTCATACAAAGGAGAAGCTATGGCGGATGGCGAGATCAAACGCGCGTTGATTTCGGTTACGGACAAAACGGGAATCGTTGAGTTTGCTCGGGCGTTGGAGTCGGAATTTGGCGTTGAAGTGATATCGACAGGAGGTACCGCTCGTGCGTTGGAAGAAGCCGGCGTGAAAGTGATACCCATCGAAACATATACGGGCTTTCCCGAGATGATGGATGGCCGGATCAAAACACTTCACCCGCGCGTACATGGAGGCTTACTGTGTCGACGTGATAACTACAAGCACAAAGAGGACGCGGCGGCTCATGGCATCAACATGATTGATTTGGTCTGCGTGAACCTGTATGAGTTTGAAAAAACAGTGGCAAAACCAGGCGTGACACGCGCTGAGGCTATCGAACACATTGATATCGGCGGACCCTCGATGCTTCGTTCGGCCGCTAAAAACAATGATTTTGTGACCGTTGTGAGCGATCCGGCTGATTACGAGGCCATTCTTGCGGAGATGCGCCAGCATGGCGGAGCGACAACGCTTGAAACTCGTCAATGGCTTGCGCTCAAGGTCTTTGCAACTACTGCATCGTATGACCGCGCAATCGCAGACTATCTATCCGGCGTGGTCAGCGAGAAAGATAGCGCGGCCCCTGACTTCCCGGATACGCTTGTGGTGAAAGCGTTTAAGGCG includes:
- a CDS encoding Stp1/IreP family PP2C-type Ser/Thr phosphatase; this encodes MSIPENISDTTPVSEPISAPGRHELSLEGRKDAESVHGSNSFISWGVRSDVGLVREHNEDSFLLRTPLFAVCDGMGGHAAGEVASSIAVQTIGEKAPNTADDTLLGASIEAANLAIIEAPEKGIGKPGMGSTASAIFIEGNQMAVAHVGDSRIYLLHHGTLVRVTHDHSYVEELVDSGQITADEARNHPSRSVVTRGLGSDPEMYADHFTLEISGGDRIVLCSDGLSSMILDDEIESIAVSSITPQNAADRLVSAALAAGGADNVTVIVVDILDDGLAEKSRHRFTRGVIATSIALAALFAVSILIGALFIRSEYYLGIDGTTVAVYQGVPSHIVGIPLSNIINRTSIEVKNLPQPIQDKLVAGIRVKDEDEAIKTIEDYRAQIDEAESKAAERANNAKSEGNPTGQTEDAPSDSSSQSSGGE
- a CDS encoding FHA domain-containing protein; this translates as MIDLVLFAGRVLLVVLLYIFLFAVMRTGIGLVRGQRKDGAIWYVDVEKGTRSLRGLHADILGPVVIGRSPSSDIVVDEPYVSASHARFTLQGPALVLEDLGSTNGTMVNGRIIEQPVTLRESDEVQVGDAIMRVGRR
- a CDS encoding DUF3662 and FHA domain-containing protein, with translation MSFISDFEQHISSVFGSAPQGYAEPFSFKKLAKRAAKEMEHETYVIDGIDTAPALYTVLVSPNDDSLMRPLYADLTAEIAAFVAAQAQRKGYVFVGTPLVRFMVDPSLKSGKFAIFAENIDGVTLDHLRDEERAFLGGNSSVGGAAAVLPHKNRTVNGPSRQAGRPAMQVATPPDPEPEPLPVRDAEELHQTPPGFTGTDAGLAVMPVEFVEAEGAIPVVSAAESTPLPVVTAASGAQQDIPPVAAVPTASPVPATQRRQTPSNARRSVGRNTAEPASEQEIPSCFLIDRQSGRSYRVEAPVAIIGRERSQADVVLRDPNVSRRHAELHYDGRHWHVADLRSTNGTLVNDIDVDEIILHDGDLITVGLVNLEFREN
- a CDS encoding serine/threonine-protein kinase, whose amino-acid sequence is MEDLRVAHTARRHPASDDQTAADGVFGQSEILLNRYRVLSRRGTGGFGTVCTCWDTRLQRRVAIKRMPLTDATASAGVLTSTTEEALAEARTASLLAHPNIVTVHDFETDGAYAYLVMEFIDGLNLSELLARVEGGALTHDEASCLVSALGRALGYAHENGVLHLDIKPTNIMIDRQGTVKLADFGMATLASATGYGDARGGTVGYMPPEQIEGFLVDERADVFSLAVVMRQALTGHNIFFGRDAKESLNKILKTAHSRTSASLAKEDQTLSLSAIDHLESALSSDSSHRPADISEFADCLSLELGNAQAGEQSLKNLIEQSEEEEDESWENTHIPFFVRHPKVIPACSRALALCVTAELMFFILRDLVPSSLPFQIVAVSISAAAAALWPPLGSALVLSTFVYALATISPTSVSFPLAALLVLFSIVWWIGAGRTDRFATGAGFLPAALFSSVATPALAGAALRPLPAFLTGLFGFVFGVTFTKALSLHFAATPLSYELISSMSLPSFWILCAGNAFSALIASYISKKRTRGLMLFGQLLGLIVLISSIILAVYVKNKSFWPTMDWASIVFAVTLCVLVCLGIVLTGPDARGREGEDIDELY
- a CDS encoding DUF6724 family protein, encoding MNMIGDVFTWLFTDQTGVLCLVGGGILLFLLISLVLERRTKKRYYNHEKSEGDWDLFDDAESGWSDFDEDNK
- the serS gene encoding serine--tRNA ligase, with amino-acid sequence MLDIRFVRENPDVVDAACKSRQNAHWDREKFFKLDGERREAIVEVEGLQAERNTVSKQIGQLMREGKAQEAEAAKKQVAANKERIAELDRKRDTVEEELKALVAAIPNIPDESVPYGADDSENPEVRRWGVPTEFDFEPKAHWDLGADLGVIDFDRGVKLAGTRFYLLSGLGARMERALINFMIDCHNEAGFKEFWPPVITNHDSLFGTGQLPKFEDDLYHVQPDLYLIPTAEVQLTNIHRDEILDGTKLPLFYTAFTPCFREEAGSAGRDTRGIIRVHEFDKVEMVKFARPEDSMNQLESMVAEAEKILQLLKLPYHVVILCTGDLGFSAAKCYDIEVWLPSYNNYKEISSCSNCKDFQARRANIRFKDSAGKSTQLVHTLNGSGLAVGRTMAAILENYQNADGSVTIPEALVPYMGGVEAIRPEA
- the gluQRS gene encoding tRNA glutamyl-Q(34) synthetase GluQRS, whose product is MDTVIGRFAPSPSGRMHLGNAFSALMAWAAARSAGGKIILRIEDLDPRAQDPHNASLLMDDLHWLGLDWDEGPIFQSQRQEIYLDALAQLQSKDLLYPCFCSRADLHAATAPHASDGTYVYKGTCRNLSQNEVAQRLLEKAPAMRLKVPDAHDPSSTISFTDLVYGFQQENLSIDCGDFLVQRSDHIIAYQLAVVVDDALTGVTQVVRGSDLLLSTPRQIYLQRLLAYPTPAYAHIPLLVSADGRRLSKRDKDLDLGTLRACGIPAERIIGLLAAAAGLANPRERLFADDVAERFAWEPLRKHRANVNIRDAFAF
- a CDS encoding GNAT family N-acetyltransferase; this translates as MPRTRAPKTNDLICRPFEPSDFDAVCDLIAKVWHTEGSSEEAFLSSRSDASYYLSVSQYLCVAEKNHKIVGLIFAGNGENNPTTKPWRLIKVSAQHLAEALEGSRYYELNYQYIKTESKLIKAFRCSNDPRAAWEITLFCIDPQEQGHGIGGLLFSKVINFFISQNARGFFLATDDGCDFSFYDYKGLERVSSAEVFPAEDYSETAYLYALDL